Within SAR202 cluster bacterium, the genomic segment GTGTATTCGAATCGGCCACAAGAGCTGCTGCTACATAGCCTCCCTGGGTAAGTAGTCCCTATTCGATTTTTAATCGGCCCGGCTTGACTATACCCACGTCGGCTGTTACAACAGCCCTACGCCAATGAGACGCTGAATCGCGGCAAAAGGATCCAACGTCTCCCGAGGAGTCCCCATGGTAGCAAAGCGAATAGCCTATTTTGGCCCCGCCGGCACCTTCACCGAGGAGGCGGCGCGACAGCACGACCCAGGCGCTCAGTTCCAGCCCCTCCCCAGCATCTCGGGCGTGGCCCTGGCCGTGGCCTCAGGCATCGCGGACGAGGGCGTGGTGCCCATCGAAAACAGCCTGGAAGGCTCCGTCAACGACACCCTGGACATCCTCATCCGCCAGCCCAAGCTCTCCATCCGCCGCGAGCTAGTGCTGCCCATCGAGCACTGCCTGCTGGTCAAGGCCGGCGTCGTAGCTTCTGACATTCAGGTGGTCTACTCCCACCCCCAGGCCCTGGCCCAGTGCCGCGAGTTCCTGGAGCGGTGCTTCCCCAAGGCCCAGCTTGTGGCTTCCCTTAGCACCGCCGCCGGCGTGGGCGATGTGAAGGCCAGCAAGGTCCCCGCCGCCGCCATCGCGCCCTTCCGCTCCGCCGCCCTCTATGGCGTGGAGGTGCTGGCGCGCGGCATCCAGGACAACAACAGCAACCGCACCCGGTTCGCCGTGCTGGCGGACTCGGACCACGCGCCCACCGGCCGGGACAAGACCTCTCTATGCTTCTCTTTTTCCGACGACAAGCCCGGCCTGCTGCACACCGTCCTCGGTGAATTCGCCCAGCGCGGCATCAACCTGGCGAAAGTGGAGTCGCGGCCCACCAAGCAGTCGTTGGGCGAGTACATTTTTCTCATCGACATTCACGGCCACCGCCAGGACGCCGCCGTGAAGCCAGCCCTCGACGCCCTGGGTCGGCACGCTTCTATGCTGAAAATCTTCGGCTCCTACCCTAGATGGGAACAGGGCAAGTAGAAACCTAGCCGCGCCCTGTTCCTGACTCTCAGGCGCATGTGAGCCCCGAAAAGCTGTGGCATAATAAATGTTGCCGCGTTATGGCCTTGCCCCGTTGTGTAGCGGTAGCACAGAGGACTTTGGATCCTTTAGCCCAGGTTCGAATCCTGGCGGGGCAGCCATGTTTTCCCGGGAGGCTTATAAAATGCCTCGTCACTACACCGGACGAAAACCTAGGCGAGACCCTAATGCTACGGTTTTTGTTTTTAAGGTCTCATTAATGGGCAATAAGGATATATGGCGGCGCATCGCTATCCGTTCAGACCAGACCCTTGACCACCTCCATGCCGTCATATACAGGGCTTTTGACCGTGATGACGAGCACCTGTACTCGTTCTACACTCTATTTCCAGGCGAAAAGAGGTGGGCGAACCCCCGTAACGGTGTGGAATATACAAGCCCTATTGAAATTAAAGGTGCCATTTCTTTCAAAAGAGAGCCGGTTAGAAATGCTGGCAAGACAACTATCGGCTCTTTAGGCTTAACACGACGCGCCAAACTGCGCTACCTCTTCGACTTTGGAGATGAATGGTGGCATATCCTGGTTGTAGAGGAGACAGATGGCAAGCCTGGACCGGGGTGATACCCGCGCATAATAGAAAGGCACGGTGCTTCGCCCCCGCAGTATGTATATCCTGAGGAAGAGGACTTGGAGGAATAAGCCATCAGAGCAGGGGCAGGTCTAAAGGCTATATCTGAATCGCCTTGGAGATCGACGCAGGGCCATAAATACTCAGAATCTGGGTAGCTAGGCCCTTACCGCCGCGCATCCTGACAGCGCAAGTTTCCGTTCCATGACAGAATCCGTTCGTCTGCTGTCATCAGCGTCGCGCCCCGGATTATAGCTGTGGCAGCAATGATGCGATCAGTAGGGTCTCTATGAAATCCGGTCAGCTCCACTGACTGAATAGCAATATCTCCTGTAACTGGTGCTTCAACTATGCCAAGTCGCAGCGCATTTTGGCGCCACTGGTTACTCGGATAAGCTAGGCCCAAGCGACTTCTGCTGATAAGTAAAGCGATTTCCCAGAAACTTATCGCTGACACTGAGACGTTCTCCTCTCTAAGGGCCACGTCCACTAGGTTGCGGCTATTCACACCCAGTCTTTTATCTCCTTCAACCGCCCAAATGAACGCATTCGTATCGAGAAGGATAGGATTACTCACGCTCGGCTTCCCATTCTTCATCAATAGGTGAAATGATATCGCCCATGTAGAGAACGGACCCCTTCATGGCCCCAAAAAGGGTCTTTGGCTTCTTTATGGCTGGCCGCAGCTCCGTAACCGGCACGCCGTTCTTAGTGATCAGCACAGGCTCACCCGTCGCCGCTACCTCGTCCATTATCTTGAGGCATTTCGCCTTGAATTCGGACGCCTTTATTGTTTTCATTTGATATCCATTGCCAAATCTGACTATGGTCATGACCATGGTAACATATATCAGCCTGGGCTTCAAACTCTCCAAAGGGGAGCCCAGGCATATAAGCAAGCCTACTTACGTTAGTAATCTCCGCTGCCTCACCCGCCATGCCGCTGCGACTATTCGAATCTCATGGTAGCCATAATCTTCCCCCAGGCACTCCCGCAGGGCCGACAGCGAAAGCGTTCCCATCTCCTCCAGGGCCGTCTCGAT encodes:
- a CDS encoding type II toxin-antitoxin system VapC family toxin, giving the protein MKNGKPSVSNPILLDTNAFIWAVEGDKRLGVNSRNLVDVALREENVSVSAISFWEIALLISRSRLGLAYPSNQWRQNALRLGIVEAPVTGDIAIQSVELTGFHRDPTDRIIAATAIIRGATLMTADERILSWNGNLRCQDARR
- a CDS encoding plasmid pRiA4b ORF-3 family protein; amino-acid sequence: MFSREAYKMPRHYTGRKPRRDPNATVFVFKVSLMGNKDIWRRIAIRSDQTLDHLHAVIYRAFDRDDEHLYSFYTLFPGEKRWANPRNGVEYTSPIEIKGAISFKREPVRNAGKTTIGSLGLTRRAKLRYLFDFGDEWWHILVVEETDGKPGPG
- a CDS encoding type II toxin-antitoxin system Phd/YefM family antitoxin; the encoded protein is MKTIKASEFKAKCLKIMDEVAATGEPVLITKNGVPVTELRPAIKKPKTLFGAMKGSVLYMGDIISPIDEEWEAERE
- the pheA gene encoding prephenate dehydratase: MVAKRIAYFGPAGTFTEEAARQHDPGAQFQPLPSISGVALAVASGIADEGVVPIENSLEGSVNDTLDILIRQPKLSIRRELVLPIEHCLLVKAGVVASDIQVVYSHPQALAQCREFLERCFPKAQLVASLSTAAGVGDVKASKVPAAAIAPFRSAALYGVEVLARGIQDNNSNRTRFAVLADSDHAPTGRDKTSLCFSFSDDKPGLLHTVLGEFAQRGINLAKVESRPTKQSLGEYIFLIDIHGHRQDAAVKPALDALGRHASMLKIFGSYPRWEQGK